The Streptomyces sp. NBC_01275 genome has a segment encoding these proteins:
- a CDS encoding ABC transporter ATP-binding protein, producing MLCAEDVHVVREGRPLLQEVSLTVRAGEHWALLGANGAGKSTLLSLLGALVHPTRGTVEVLGRRLGRVDVRELRAYVGHVDPRHPLTEPLRVRDVVLTGLTNSVAPLPRWRATPAQEARADRLIDTLGLADRRAARWPTLSQGQRGRTLIARALMPEPRLLLLDEPATGLDLPGRERLIDALDTLREEHPGLATVLVTHHLEELPTGTTHALLLREGRALAQGPAAEVLTGDRVGACFDLPLTLQRHGGRWSVRIERRA from the coding sequence GTGCTGTGCGCCGAGGACGTGCACGTCGTGCGCGAGGGGCGGCCCCTGCTCCAGGAGGTGTCGCTGACCGTGCGGGCCGGCGAGCACTGGGCCCTCCTCGGGGCCAACGGCGCCGGGAAGTCCACCCTGCTCAGCCTGCTCGGCGCACTGGTCCACCCGACGCGGGGCACGGTGGAGGTGCTGGGCCGCCGCCTCGGCCGCGTGGACGTCCGCGAGCTGCGGGCGTACGTGGGACACGTCGACCCTCGCCACCCGCTCACCGAACCGCTGCGGGTGCGGGACGTCGTCCTGACCGGGCTGACCAACTCCGTCGCGCCGCTTCCCCGTTGGCGTGCGACCCCGGCGCAGGAGGCGCGGGCCGACCGGCTGATCGACACGCTGGGCCTGGCCGACCGCCGCGCGGCGCGCTGGCCGACGCTCTCGCAGGGCCAGCGCGGCCGGACTCTGATCGCCCGCGCACTGATGCCGGAGCCGCGGCTGCTGCTGCTCGACGAACCGGCGACGGGTCTGGACCTGCCGGGCCGCGAGCGGCTGATCGACGCGCTGGACACCCTGCGCGAGGAGCATCCGGGCCTGGCGACCGTCCTGGTCACCCACCACCTGGAGGAGCTGCCCACGGGCACCACCCACGCCCTGCTGCTGCGCGAGGGCCGTGCGCTCGCCCAGGGTCCGGCGGCCGAGGTCCTCACCGGCGACCGGGTCGGCGCGTGCTTCGACCTGCCCCTGACCCTTCAGCGGCACGGCGGCCGCTGGAGCGTGCGCATCGAGCGCCGGGCATGA
- a CDS encoding GAF and ANTAR domain-containing protein, whose amino-acid sequence MNQQLLAKTFVELADNLVADFDLIDFLRLLTDRCVGMLGASAAGVLLADRDGELRVMAASDEQARLLELFQLQNDEGPCLECYRSGAPVIVPDLTREVDRWPRFVTAAHRGGFGAVQALPMRLRDEVVGALNLFHAAPGPFDPVGTLIAQALADVATISLLQQRSTQRSTVLNEQLQNALNSRVLIEQAKGKLAERRGVDMEQAFTALRGYARAHNRRLSDVARAFIDDSDPLPGLLA is encoded by the coding sequence ATGAATCAGCAGCTTCTGGCCAAGACGTTCGTCGAGCTGGCGGACAACCTGGTCGCCGACTTCGACCTGATCGATTTCCTGCGCCTGCTCACCGACCGCTGCGTCGGCATGCTCGGCGCGAGCGCCGCCGGGGTGCTCCTCGCCGACCGCGACGGCGAGCTGCGCGTGATGGCCGCCTCCGACGAACAGGCACGTCTGCTGGAGCTCTTCCAGCTCCAGAACGACGAGGGCCCCTGCCTGGAGTGCTACCGCTCCGGCGCACCCGTGATCGTCCCCGACCTGACCCGGGAGGTCGACCGCTGGCCGCGCTTCGTCACGGCGGCCCACCGCGGCGGCTTCGGGGCGGTCCAGGCGCTGCCCATGCGCCTGCGGGACGAGGTGGTCGGCGCGCTGAACCTCTTCCACGCCGCCCCCGGCCCCTTCGACCCCGTGGGCACGCTCATCGCCCAGGCCCTGGCCGACGTAGCCACCATCAGCCTCCTGCAGCAACGCTCCACCCAACGCAGCACCGTCCTCAACGAACAGCTGCAGAACGCGCTGAACAGCCGGGTGCTGATCGAACAGGCCAAGGGCAAACTCGCCGAGCGCCGGGGCGTCGACATGGAACAGGCGTTCACCGCCCTGCGCGGCTACGCCCGCGCCCACAACCGGCGGCTGTCCGACGTGGCCCGCGCCTTCATCGACGACTCCGACCCTCTCCCCGGACTGCTCGCCTGA
- a CDS encoding ANTAR domain-containing protein, producing MLVAQQAALRGSQVGVADVCTAAVAALPVGGAGLSAMSRTAASHPLCSTDDISEQLEELQLTLGEGPCVDAFLHGSAVLTPDLLAGGLPDRWTVFADAALKAGARAVFALPLQMGAISPGVLDLYADVPTVLDAEELADALAFADLATLLLLDARIDETGTSDGGPSPDRGPSPDRGPSPDRGPSPDGGLSPDRGPSPDGGPSPDRGPSPDRGFEILSGYRAEIDQATGILTAQLGVGIDEAFVRLRAHAFVRGRRLADVAADVVAHRLRFSPHGEPTQTDEET from the coding sequence ATGCTGGTCGCACAACAGGCGGCCCTCCGAGGCAGCCAGGTCGGTGTGGCGGACGTGTGCACCGCGGCCGTGGCCGCGCTCCCGGTCGGCGGGGCCGGGCTGTCGGCGATGTCCAGGACCGCCGCGAGTCATCCCCTGTGCAGCACCGACGACATCAGCGAGCAGCTGGAGGAGCTGCAGCTCACCCTGGGCGAGGGGCCCTGCGTGGACGCCTTCCTGCACGGCTCGGCCGTGCTGACGCCCGATCTGCTGGCCGGTGGACTGCCGGACCGCTGGACCGTGTTCGCGGACGCGGCCCTGAAAGCCGGGGCACGCGCGGTCTTCGCGCTCCCGCTCCAGATGGGGGCGATCAGCCCGGGAGTCCTGGACCTGTACGCCGACGTGCCGACCGTGCTGGACGCCGAGGAACTGGCCGACGCGCTGGCGTTCGCCGATCTCGCGACACTGCTCCTGCTCGATGCGAGGATCGACGAGACGGGCACGTCGGACGGCGGACCGTCGCCTGACCGCGGACCCTCGCCGGACCGCGGACCCTCGCCGGACCGCGGACCGTCGCCCGACGGCGGACTGTCGCCGGACCGCGGACCGTCGCCCGACGGCGGACCGTCGCCTGACCGCGGACCCTCGCCGGACCGCGGCTTCGAGATCCTGAGCGGATACCGGGCGGAGATCGACCAGGCCACCGGCATCCTCACCGCCCAGCTCGGCGTCGGCATCGACGAGGCCTTCGTCCGGCTGCGCGCCCACGCCTTCGTGCGGGGACGTCGGCTCGCCGACGTGGCCGCCGACGTGGTGGCCCACCGGCTGCGCTTCTCCCCGCACGGGGAACCCACACAGACCGACGAGGAAACCTGA
- a CDS encoding FadR/GntR family transcriptional regulator, with protein sequence MTPLGPVRPSPLVEQVVDRLREQIAGGQWPVGTRLPGETTLAKELGVGRSTVREAVRSLTGAGLVRPRQGAGVFVVATEPVEDWPTRLRRAAVADVYEVRMAVEVHAARLAAARRTPQDVTAIEEALAGRRAASTADDAAFVEADIAFHAAVVAAAHNPVLADLFGEFVPVLRKGLVDYLALTGLRADDPDTGDDAHEALARAIVAGDAPTAAEVLRGELEDPFGQEDRFGQADPFGQEGAFGQVGPLGREAE encoded by the coding sequence GTGACCCCCCTCGGACCCGTCCGTCCCAGCCCCCTGGTCGAACAGGTCGTGGACCGCCTGCGCGAGCAGATCGCGGGCGGACAGTGGCCCGTCGGCACCCGGCTGCCCGGCGAGACCACTCTCGCGAAGGAGCTCGGCGTCGGCCGCTCCACCGTCCGGGAGGCGGTGCGCTCCCTGACCGGCGCGGGCCTCGTCCGGCCCCGGCAGGGCGCGGGCGTCTTCGTCGTCGCGACCGAGCCCGTCGAGGACTGGCCCACCCGGCTGCGGCGGGCCGCGGTGGCGGACGTCTACGAGGTCCGCATGGCGGTCGAGGTGCACGCGGCCCGGCTCGCCGCGGCCCGCCGCACCCCGCAGGACGTCACCGCGATCGAGGAGGCGCTGGCCGGCCGCCGTGCCGCTTCGACGGCCGACGACGCGGCCTTCGTCGAGGCCGACATCGCCTTCCACGCGGCCGTGGTCGCCGCCGCCCACAACCCCGTGCTCGCGGACCTGTTCGGGGAGTTCGTCCCGGTGCTGCGCAAGGGCCTCGTCGACTATCTGGCCCTGACCGGACTGCGCGCCGACGACCCCGACACCGGGGACGACGCCCACGAGGCGCTCGCCCGCGCGATCGTCGCAGGCGACGCGCCGACCGCCGCGGAGGTGCTGCGCGGGGAACTGGAGGACCCCTTCGGGCAGGAGGACCGCTTCGGGCAGGCGGACCCCTTTGGGCAGGAGGGTGCTTTCGGCCAAGTAGGTCCCCTTGGACGGGAGGCGGAATAG
- a CDS encoding 2-isopropylmalate synthase, which yields MPHHRYRPFHERVNVPVVDRSWPSARIERAPLWVPVDLRDGNQALAEPMDTTRKGRFFDLLVATGFKEIEVGYPSASRADFDFVRRLAAADAVPDDVTPVVFTPARSELIDRTFEAIEGLPRAVVHLYIATSPVWRDVVLGRDRDQVWRTVREAAERMARRASSLASPGSVRFQFSPETFNLTEPDFVLELCDGLTELWDASADRPVTHNLPATVEIATPNVYADQIEYLHRNLARRDSVILSVHPHNDRGTGVACAELAVLAGAQRVEGCLFGNGERTGNVDLVTLALNLYSQGVDPMVDFSDLDAVRNTVEHCNRLPVHPRHPYAGELVHTAFSGTHQDAIGKGLAHHARRAAELGVPAAQAPWSVPYLPIDPADVGRSYEAVIRVNSQSGKGGVAYLLHTHHGLDLPSRMRPDFSRVVQEAADDSGRELTAKQLYELFLVTYVVDAPVDLGAHHVDVLEHVEHPTPDGTVAYAECRVNGVTAWGAGTGPAASAQAVLSAVDRAVR from the coding sequence ATGCCCCACCACCGCTACCGCCCCTTCCACGAGCGGGTGAACGTGCCTGTCGTCGACAGGAGCTGGCCCTCCGCCCGCATCGAGCGCGCCCCTCTCTGGGTCCCCGTCGATCTGCGCGACGGCAACCAGGCGCTCGCCGAGCCGATGGACACGACCCGCAAGGGCCGCTTCTTCGACCTGCTGGTCGCGACCGGCTTCAAGGAGATCGAGGTGGGCTATCCCTCCGCGAGCCGCGCCGACTTCGACTTCGTACGCCGCCTGGCGGCCGCCGACGCCGTCCCCGACGACGTCACGCCGGTCGTGTTCACCCCGGCCCGCTCCGAGTTGATCGACCGCACCTTCGAGGCGATCGAGGGGCTGCCCCGGGCCGTCGTCCATCTGTACATCGCGACCTCGCCGGTGTGGCGGGACGTCGTCCTGGGCCGGGACCGCGACCAGGTGTGGCGGACCGTCCGCGAGGCCGCCGAGCGCATGGCGCGACGCGCCTCCTCCCTCGCCTCGCCCGGGTCCGTCCGCTTCCAGTTCTCGCCCGAGACCTTCAACCTCACCGAACCCGACTTCGTCCTCGAACTCTGCGACGGGCTCACGGAGTTGTGGGACGCGAGCGCCGACCGCCCGGTCACGCACAACCTCCCGGCGACGGTCGAGATCGCCACGCCCAACGTCTACGCCGACCAGATCGAGTACCTGCACCGCAACCTCGCCCGCCGGGACAGCGTGATCCTCTCGGTGCACCCGCACAACGACCGCGGCACCGGCGTCGCCTGCGCCGAGCTCGCGGTGCTGGCCGGGGCCCAGCGGGTGGAGGGCTGCCTGTTCGGCAACGGGGAGCGCACCGGCAACGTCGACCTGGTGACCCTGGCCCTCAACCTCTACTCCCAAGGCGTCGATCCCATGGTCGACTTCAGCGACCTCGACGCCGTCCGGAACACCGTCGAGCACTGCAACCGCCTGCCGGTCCACCCCCGTCACCCCTACGCCGGGGAGCTGGTCCACACCGCGTTCTCCGGCACCCACCAGGACGCGATCGGCAAGGGCCTCGCCCACCATGCCCGCAGGGCGGCCGAGTTGGGGGTCCCGGCGGCGCAGGCGCCCTGGTCGGTGCCGTATCTGCCGATCGACCCGGCGGACGTGGGCAGGTCCTACGAAGCGGTGATCCGGGTCAACTCCCAGTCGGGGAAGGGCGGAGTGGCGTATCTCCTGCACACGCACCACGGCCTCGACCTGCCGTCGCGCATGCGGCCGGACTTCTCCCGGGTCGTCCAGGAGGCGGCGGACGACAGCGGACGCGAGCTCACGGCGAAGCAGCTGTACGAGCTGTTCCTGGTGACGTACGTGGTGGACGCCCCCGTGGACCTGGGCGCCCACCACGTCGACGTCCTGGAGCACGTCGAGCACCCGACCCCGGACGGCACGGTCGCCTACGCCGAGTGCCGGGTGAACGGCGTCACCGCCTGGGGCGCGGGCACAGGCCCGGCGGCCTCCGCGCAGGCCGTGCTGTCGGCGGTCGACCGGGCGGTGCGGTGA
- a CDS encoding EF-hand domain-containing protein — MADIEEARKQFQRIDTDGDGFITAAEFKAALAQEGDWNVTESVAEAIIKTRDLNGDKVLSFDEFWAYLSK, encoded by the coding sequence GTGGCCGACATCGAAGAGGCGCGCAAGCAGTTCCAGCGGATCGACACGGACGGTGACGGCTTCATCACCGCAGCCGAGTTCAAGGCCGCCCTGGCCCAGGAAGGCGACTGGAACGTCACCGAGTCGGTCGCCGAGGCGATCATCAAGACCCGTGACCTCAACGGGGACAAGGTGCTCTCGTTCGACGAGTTCTGGGCGTACCTCAGCAAGTGA
- a CDS encoding MerR family transcriptional regulator, producing MIDDGTGLFTIGELARSTGLTVRTIRYWSDEGVLTPVARSTGGYRLYDAESAARLELIRTLRELGLGLLDVRRVLAGERTVAEVAAAHVVALDAQIRSLRVTRAVLSSVARRDSSAEETTLMNRLARLSAAERRRIVDDFTAEIFDGLDTLDPDVRTRLRFAAADLPDDPTPEQVDAWVELAEMIQDPEFRALMRRTVEFNTVDRRPDLPAGTSLWFIGRLVHAGGEALRQGLAPDAPAAGDVLRDLLGAADRAAVLERLTAASSGRVARYRELSAVVNGLGSQPSYEEEFSWVVAALRSDAGR from the coding sequence GTGATCGACGACGGCACCGGACTTTTCACCATCGGCGAGCTGGCCCGCTCGACCGGACTGACCGTGCGCACCATCCGCTACTGGTCCGACGAGGGCGTCCTGACCCCCGTGGCCCGCTCGACCGGCGGCTACCGCCTGTACGACGCCGAGTCCGCCGCCCGGCTGGAACTGATCCGCACCCTGCGCGAACTGGGCCTCGGCCTGCTCGACGTGCGCCGGGTGCTGGCCGGGGAGCGGACCGTCGCGGAGGTCGCGGCGGCCCATGTGGTCGCGCTGGACGCACAGATCCGCTCGCTCAGGGTGACCCGTGCGGTGCTGTCGAGCGTGGCACGGCGTGACTCGAGCGCGGAGGAGACGACCCTGATGAACAGACTGGCACGGCTGTCGGCGGCCGAACGGCGACGGATCGTCGACGACTTCACGGCCGAGATCTTCGACGGGCTCGACACCCTCGACCCCGACGTCCGCACCCGGCTGCGCTTCGCCGCGGCGGATCTGCCGGACGATCCGACGCCCGAGCAGGTGGACGCCTGGGTGGAGCTCGCCGAGATGATCCAGGACCCGGAGTTCCGGGCGCTGATGCGCAGAACGGTCGAGTTCAACACGGTCGACCGCCGGCCGGACCTCCCGGCGGGCACCTCCCTGTGGTTCATCGGCAGGCTGGTGCACGCCGGGGGCGAGGCGCTGCGCCAGGGCCTTGCCCCCGACGCGCCCGCGGCCGGGGACGTCCTGCGCGACCTGCTCGGCGCCGCGGACCGGGCCGCCGTACTGGAGCGGCTGACCGCCGCGTCGAGCGGACGGGTCGCCCGTTACCGCGAGTTGTCGGCCGTAGTGAACGGTCTGGGCAGCCAGCCGTCGTACGAGGAGGAGTTCTCCTGGGTGGTCGCTGCGCTGCGCTCCGACGCGGGCCGTTAA
- a CDS encoding NADPH-dependent F420 reductase has product MKIGIIGAGNIGGNLTRRLTAVGHDVSVANSRGPQTLKDLAEETGATPVTVEEAARGAEVVVITVPTKAVPNLPGGILDGAADDVAVIDTNNYYPQQRDGRIAEIEDEGITESRWTERRIGHPVIKAFNGTYAQDILDRPRPAGAADRIALPVAGDDAVAKAKVRALIDEIGFDTVDAGGIDDSWRQQPDTPVYGLQAGVEAVTRALAEASPERPQGFRG; this is encoded by the coding sequence ATGAAGATCGGCATCATCGGCGCGGGCAACATCGGCGGCAACCTCACCCGGCGGCTCACCGCCGTCGGCCATGACGTCTCCGTGGCGAACTCGCGCGGACCGCAGACGCTCAAGGACCTGGCCGAGGAGACGGGCGCGACCCCCGTCACCGTCGAGGAGGCGGCACGCGGCGCGGAGGTCGTGGTGATCACGGTCCCGACCAAGGCGGTCCCGAACCTGCCGGGCGGCATCCTCGACGGCGCGGCCGACGACGTGGCCGTCATCGACACGAACAACTACTACCCGCAGCAGCGCGACGGCCGGATCGCCGAGATCGAGGACGAGGGCATCACCGAGAGCCGCTGGACGGAGCGCCGGATCGGCCACCCCGTGATCAAGGCCTTCAACGGCACCTACGCCCAGGACATCCTGGACCGCCCGCGCCCCGCCGGCGCCGCCGACCGCATCGCGCTGCCGGTGGCCGGCGACGACGCGGTGGCGAAGGCGAAGGTGCGGGCCCTGATCGACGAGATCGGCTTCGACACCGTCGACGCCGGCGGCATCGACGACTCCTGGCGCCAGCAGCCCGACACCCCTGTCTACGGTCTCCAGGCCGGCGTCGAGGCGGTCACCCGCGCGCTGGCGGAGGCGAGCCCCGAGCGCCCGCAGGGGTTCCGCGGCTGA